Proteins encoded in a region of the Deefgea piscis genome:
- a CDS encoding DUF2817 domain-containing protein, producing the protein MYLAELAALEKIIASAGAQLRTQQHGSVTYQQHSFPLYSLQLGSQDSAAPVIGFFGGVHGLERIGSQILIGFLHSLLQRLKWDRSLQYQLESLRIVFMPIINPIGMALGRRANGNGVDLMRNAPINAAGPAAFLVGGQRISRHLPWFRGLEGAAMEGENQALCAVVQNQLLSSPLSIALDCHSGFGLRDRIWFPYAATRQPMPQLAEIYALQQLLIQCYPHHPYVIEPQARQYCTHGDVWDYLLHTLTPAPALQSASVPPHAHIFLPLTLELGSWLWIKKNPRQLFSIAGFFNPLVAHRQRRVLRRHLPLLEFLIRATHDYRSWLPQSIQRMDCQHAAIEQWYRQDRP; encoded by the coding sequence TTGTACCTTGCTGAACTTGCCGCACTCGAAAAAATCATTGCCAGCGCCGGCGCCCAGCTACGCACTCAACAACACGGCAGCGTGACGTATCAGCAGCACTCCTTCCCACTATATAGTTTGCAACTGGGCTCACAAGATTCGGCCGCGCCGGTGATTGGTTTTTTTGGCGGGGTTCATGGCTTAGAGCGCATTGGCAGCCAGATTTTAATTGGCTTTTTACATAGCCTATTGCAAAGGCTCAAATGGGATCGCAGCCTGCAATATCAGCTTGAATCGCTACGCATCGTGTTTATGCCCATCATCAATCCCATCGGCATGGCGCTGGGCCGCCGTGCCAACGGCAATGGCGTTGACTTAATGCGAAATGCCCCGATAAATGCCGCTGGCCCCGCGGCGTTTTTAGTCGGAGGCCAACGTATCAGCCGCCATTTACCTTGGTTTCGCGGGCTAGAGGGCGCGGCAATGGAGGGCGAAAACCAAGCGCTTTGCGCGGTAGTACAAAACCAATTACTCAGTAGCCCGCTGAGCATTGCCTTAGATTGCCATTCAGGCTTTGGACTACGTGATCGAATCTGGTTTCCCTACGCCGCTACGCGCCAACCCATGCCGCAATTGGCCGAAATTTACGCCTTACAACAGCTTTTAATCCAGTGCTATCCGCACCACCCCTATGTGATTGAACCGCAAGCGCGGCAATATTGTACGCATGGCGACGTGTGGGATTATTTATTACACACCCTCACCCCAGCCCCAGCGTTACAAAGCGCCAGCGTACCCCCTCACGCGCATATTTTTTTACCCCTCACCCTTGAGCTTGGTTCTTGGCTGTGGATTAAAAAAAACCCACGGCAATTGTTTTCTATTGCGGGCTTTTTTAACCCCTTGGTCGCGCATCGCCAGCGACGAGTATTGCGCCGCCATTTACCGCTGCTGGAATTTCTCATTCGCGCCACCCACGATTACCGCAGCTGGCTACCGCAATCGATCCAGCGCATGGATTGCCAACACGCCGCCAT
- a CDS encoding thioredoxin domain-containing protein, with amino-acid sequence MQRRTFLALLSTLPSTVWAQSSLQDMQAEANRRRVIFLAQVRQMAIEQDPAIYFSAADPVIGAATAPRTVLVFTDFNCPYCRKMDALLQQVAQAWPNARFVLKWQTMMADSSASAANFALQVWQSARQQYWQVHQALMQSPIPITQQAINDIAQRTQTQHLLNLAEPAALKASVQLGQQLRVFATPSLLIGSKMMGGMTDAKTLKATILQWPLKP; translated from the coding sequence ATGCAGCGCCGCACTTTTTTAGCTTTACTCAGCACATTACCGAGCACGGTATGGGCGCAATCATCCCTACAAGACATGCAGGCTGAGGCCAATCGTCGCCGCGTTATTTTTTTAGCGCAAGTACGCCAAATGGCCATCGAGCAAGATCCAGCGATTTACTTTAGCGCCGCCGATCCGGTGATCGGTGCAGCCACTGCGCCACGTACGGTTTTGGTTTTTACAGATTTTAATTGCCCTTATTGCCGCAAAATGGATGCCCTGCTGCAGCAAGTAGCCCAAGCATGGCCCAATGCACGCTTTGTTTTAAAATGGCAAACCATGATGGCTGATAGCAGCGCCAGCGCCGCCAACTTCGCGCTGCAGGTTTGGCAATCGGCGCGCCAGCAGTATTGGCAAGTCCATCAAGCCCTAATGCAATCACCGATTCCCATCACGCAACAAGCCATCAATGACATCGCGCAGCGCACCCAAACTCAGCATTTACTGAATTTGGCCGAGCCCGCAGCGCTCAAAGCCAGCGTCCAGCTCGGGCAGCAATTGCGGGTATTTGCCACGCCGAGCTTATTGATCGGCAGCAAAATGATGGGCGGGATGACGGATGCCAAAACGCTGAAAGCCACGATTTTGCAATGGCCACTCAAGCCTTAA
- a CDS encoding MFS transporter produces MAKAGLLQRWEPENPVFWQSEGQSIAKRNLWISIPCLTLGFIISVLWSMVTLDLPNAGFTFTKEQLFLLTALPQLSGATLRIFYSFMPSLVGGRKWTTISTGLLLVPALWLGFAVQDPTTSYPVMLTIALLCGLGSGNFASSMANIAYFFPTAQKGSANGLNAGFGNLGVSLAQLLIPLAVTLPLMGVFGGEAQTYLKDGVTHQLWLQNAGFMWVPLIAIATIAAWFGMNDIADARASFAEQAVIFKRQHNWIMCVLYLGTFGSFIGFAGAFALLTKTMFPEISVKTYAFLGPLIGALIRPVGGAISDKLGGAKVTAAVFFGMVIAVLGVLYFLPSHDATGQLVGGSWTGFFAMFLCLFTLTGVGNGSTYKMIPTIFATVCRREAQGKGDAAIEQSRLDGLKESAAAAGFISAIGAYGGFFIPQSFGLSMKNTGGPEVALYCFIVFYALCFAITWFFYARKNAPLPC; encoded by the coding sequence ATGGCAAAAGCGGGACTATTGCAACGATGGGAACCTGAAAATCCGGTTTTTTGGCAATCAGAAGGCCAGTCGATTGCGAAGCGTAATCTTTGGATTTCTATTCCATGTCTGACCTTGGGTTTTATTATCTCGGTGTTATGGAGCATGGTCACACTCGATCTGCCCAACGCGGGGTTTACCTTTACCAAAGAACAACTGTTTTTATTGACCGCTTTGCCGCAATTATCCGGTGCCACACTGCGTATTTTTTATTCATTTATGCCGTCCTTAGTCGGAGGGCGTAAATGGACCACGATTTCAACGGGCTTGCTGCTGGTTCCGGCCTTATGGCTTGGTTTTGCTGTTCAAGATCCAACTACTTCTTATCCGGTCATGCTCACCATTGCCTTGCTGTGTGGTTTAGGTAGCGGCAACTTCGCCAGCTCGATGGCCAATATTGCGTACTTCTTTCCTACAGCACAAAAAGGCTCAGCCAATGGCTTGAATGCTGGCTTTGGTAATCTGGGCGTGTCACTGGCGCAATTATTGATTCCTTTGGCGGTGACTTTGCCTTTGATGGGCGTTTTTGGCGGCGAAGCGCAAACTTATTTAAAAGACGGTGTGACGCATCAACTGTGGCTACAAAATGCCGGGTTTATGTGGGTGCCGTTGATTGCGATTGCGACGATTGCCGCATGGTTTGGTATGAATGATATTGCTGATGCACGGGCTTCATTTGCTGAGCAGGCGGTGATTTTTAAACGGCAACATAATTGGATTATGTGCGTTTTATATTTAGGTACCTTTGGCAGTTTTATTGGTTTTGCAGGCGCTTTTGCATTGCTGACCAAAACAATGTTTCCTGAGATTAGCGTTAAAACCTATGCCTTTTTAGGCCCTTTAATTGGCGCTTTGATTCGTCCGGTTGGCGGCGCGATTTCCGATAAATTAGGTGGCGCTAAGGTCACTGCGGCGGTGTTTTTCGGCATGGTCATTGCTGTGTTAGGTGTGCTGTATTTCTTGCCATCACATGATGCAACTGGGCAATTAGTCGGTGGCAGTTGGACTGGATTTTTTGCCATGTTTTTGTGTTTGTTTACGTTAACCGGCGTCGGTAATGGTTCAACTTACAAAATGATTCCAACTATTTTTGCCACGGTATGCCGTCGTGAAGCGCAAGGCAAAGGCGATGCGGCCATTGAGCAATCTAGATTGGACGGCTTAAAAGAATCTGCGGCGGCAGCTGGTTTTATTAGTGCGATTGGCGCTTATGGTGGCTTTTTTATTCCGCAAAGCTTTGGGCTTTCGATGAAAAACACCGGAGGCCCCGAAGTCGCATTGTATTGTTTTATCGTGTTTTATGCGCTGTGCTTCGCCATCACTTGGTTTTTCTATGCACGGAAAAATGCACCGTTACCCTGCTAG
- a CDS encoding nitrate reductase subunit alpha — MSNFLDRLKFLSRTRETFADGYGAVVAEDRQWEDAYRARWQQDKVVRSTHGVNCTGSCSWRVYVKNGLITWELQQTDYPRTRPDLPNHEPRGCPRGASYSWYVYSAQRLKYPMIRGRLVSMWREARKTMSPIAAWEYISQNPERAKAYKSIRGLGGFVRASWDEATEIIAASQTYTIKEFGPDRVVGFSPIPAMSMVSYAAGSRYLSLIGGVCLSFYDWYCDLPPASPQVWGEQTDVPESADWYNSTYLMVWGSNVPMTRTPDAHFYTEVRYKGTKTVAVSSDFGEMAKFGDIWLAPKQGTDAALAMAMGHVILNEFHKTGKSAYFKSYGKQYTDFPMLVMLKDHGQGWVGDHYLRASHLSEHESTNNPDWKTLLIDEKSGEIVIPNGAIGLRWGETGDQIGKWNLELKATSGLEIDPLLSLKDKADEVVSVGFPYFGSEHGEVLQRNVPVKRVTLKDGSSVLVATVYDLMLANYGVDNGHGGDNVAISYNMDIPYTPKWQEKHTGVKAIDVEIVAREFADNADKTQGKSMVIVGAALNHWYHMDMTYRGIINLLMMCGCIGQSGGGWAHYVGQEKLRPQQGWAPLAFAGDWSRPPRQMNGTSFFYAHTSQWRHEKLAVDEIISPTTTKSEFDGMSLIDFNAKSERMGWLPSAPQLETNPFAVTRAAQEAGQDPVAYAVENMKSGALKMSCDDPDNPRNFPRNMMVWRSNILGSSGKGHEYFLKYLLGTQNALFDDEATGIKPSEVKIRPAVEGKLDLLTVLDFRMSTTCLYADIVLPTATWYEKDDMNTSDMHPFIHPLSEAVQPLWQAKSDWEIYKLLAKRFTEMAGPELGIQKDLVLTPLMHDTPSELGQAFAPKDWKHGECDLIPGKTAPQMTVVERDYSRIYEKFTTIGPLLSKLGNGGKGIAWQTGKEVEQLLQLNGKAENGQPKLETAIDAAEMILSLAPETNGHVAVKAWEALGKITGRDHTHLALPREHDAIRFRDIQAQPRKIISSPTWSGIESEEVSYNAGYTNVHELIPWRTLTGRQQFYQDHRWMIDFGEGFAVYKPAIDLKTTAGILGKKPNGETEITLNFITPHQKWGIHSSYSDNLRMLTLSRGGPHIWLSEGDAKRAGIVDNDWLEVFNVNGTLTARAVVSQRVPDGMTMMYHAQEKIINVPGAEMSGKRGGIHNSVTRVVMKPTHMIGGYAQLAYGFNYYGTVGSNRDEFVIIRKMKNVDWLEQPLNKVEA, encoded by the coding sequence ATGAGTAATTTTTTAGATCGTTTAAAATTCTTAAGCCGTACTCGAGAAACTTTTGCTGATGGCTATGGTGCAGTCGTTGCTGAAGATCGTCAATGGGAGGACGCCTATCGTGCCCGTTGGCAGCAAGACAAGGTTGTGCGCTCTACCCATGGCGTTAATTGCACGGGTTCCTGTAGCTGGCGAGTTTATGTAAAAAATGGCTTGATTACTTGGGAGCTGCAGCAAACTGATTATCCACGCACTCGGCCAGATCTACCCAATCATGAGCCGCGCGGTTGCCCACGTGGCGCTTCATATTCTTGGTATGTGTATTCTGCCCAGCGTCTTAAATATCCGATGATTCGTGGCCGATTGGTGAGTATGTGGCGCGAAGCACGGAAAACCATGTCGCCAATCGCGGCTTGGGAATACATTAGCCAAAATCCTGAGCGGGCTAAAGCGTATAAATCAATCCGTGGTTTAGGTGGTTTTGTTCGCGCATCTTGGGATGAAGCCACTGAAATTATCGCCGCATCGCAAACCTATACCATTAAAGAGTTTGGCCCTGATCGGGTGGTTGGTTTTTCGCCGATTCCCGCCATGTCGATGGTGTCGTACGCTGCAGGTAGTCGCTATTTGAGTTTAATTGGCGGTGTTTGCCTATCTTTTTACGATTGGTATTGTGATTTGCCGCCTGCTAGCCCACAGGTTTGGGGCGAACAAACCGATGTGCCAGAGTCGGCAGATTGGTATAACTCGACTTATTTGATGGTATGGGGCTCTAACGTGCCAATGACGCGCACGCCCGACGCGCATTTTTATACCGAGGTTCGCTATAAAGGGACTAAAACGGTTGCGGTTTCGAGTGATTTCGGTGAAATGGCCAAATTTGGTGATATTTGGTTAGCGCCGAAACAAGGCACTGATGCCGCCCTCGCGATGGCGATGGGGCATGTGATTTTGAATGAATTTCACAAAACAGGTAAAAGCGCTTACTTTAAATCCTACGGCAAGCAATATACCGATTTCCCAATGCTGGTGATGCTTAAAGATCATGGTCAAGGCTGGGTTGGCGATCATTACCTACGGGCGTCGCATTTATCTGAACATGAAAGTACGAATAATCCAGATTGGAAAACGCTACTGATTGATGAAAAATCCGGTGAAATTGTTATTCCCAATGGCGCAATAGGTTTACGTTGGGGCGAGACTGGCGATCAAATTGGCAAATGGAATTTAGAATTAAAAGCCACATCTGGCTTAGAAATTGATCCATTGCTGTCGCTGAAAGACAAAGCCGATGAAGTGGTTAGTGTTGGATTTCCATATTTTGGCAGCGAGCACGGTGAAGTTTTGCAAAGAAATGTGCCGGTTAAGCGTGTCACCTTAAAAGACGGTAGTAGCGTTTTGGTGGCAACGGTGTATGACTTAATGCTGGCCAATTACGGGGTGGATAATGGGCATGGCGGTGACAATGTCGCTATCTCTTACAATATGGATATTCCATATACGCCAAAATGGCAGGAAAAACATACCGGTGTTAAGGCTATTGATGTAGAGATTGTTGCGCGTGAATTTGCCGATAATGCCGACAAAACCCAAGGTAAGAGTATGGTGATTGTCGGCGCCGCGCTCAATCATTGGTATCACATGGATATGACTTATCGCGGCATTATCAATTTATTGATGATGTGTGGTTGTATCGGTCAAAGTGGCGGTGGCTGGGCGCATTATGTTGGGCAAGAAAAACTACGTCCACAACAAGGCTGGGCGCCACTCGCCTTTGCTGGGGATTGGTCTCGTCCACCTCGGCAAATGAATGGCACAAGTTTCTTTTATGCGCATACCAGCCAATGGCGGCATGAAAAACTAGCTGTCGATGAAATTATTAGCCCCACAACGACCAAATCTGAGTTCGATGGCATGTCGTTGATTGACTTTAATGCCAAATCTGAACGTATGGGTTGGCTGCCTTCTGCGCCGCAATTAGAAACCAATCCTTTTGCAGTCACTCGCGCCGCCCAAGAAGCCGGCCAAGATCCAGTGGCTTATGCGGTTGAAAATATGAAATCTGGCGCATTAAAAATGTCGTGCGATGACCCAGATAACCCACGTAATTTCCCTCGCAATATGATGGTTTGGCGCTCAAATATTTTGGGCTCGTCCGGTAAGGGGCATGAATATTTTCTCAAGTACTTACTTGGCACACAAAACGCTTTATTTGATGATGAAGCGACAGGAATTAAACCATCGGAAGTCAAAATTCGTCCGGCTGTGGAAGGAAAACTCGATTTATTGACGGTGCTTGATTTTAGAATGAGCACGACATGTTTGTACGCCGATATCGTGCTGCCAACGGCAACATGGTATGAAAAAGACGATATGAATACCTCAGACATGCATCCGTTTATTCATCCACTTTCAGAGGCTGTGCAGCCGCTTTGGCAAGCAAAAAGCGATTGGGAAATTTACAAATTACTCGCCAAACGCTTTACCGAAATGGCCGGGCCTGAGCTGGGAATACAAAAAGATTTGGTGCTGACGCCGCTGATGCACGATACACCGAGTGAGTTGGGTCAGGCATTTGCGCCTAAAGATTGGAAGCATGGGGAATGCGATTTAATTCCTGGCAAAACTGCGCCACAAATGACGGTGGTTGAGCGCGATTACTCACGAATTTATGAAAAATTCACCACGATTGGCCCCTTATTGAGCAAATTAGGTAATGGCGGTAAGGGCATTGCTTGGCAAACCGGAAAAGAAGTTGAGCAACTTTTGCAGCTCAACGGCAAAGCTGAAAATGGTCAGCCCAAATTAGAAACCGCCATTGATGCTGCTGAGATGATATTGAGCCTAGCGCCAGAAACCAATGGCCATGTTGCGGTCAAAGCGTGGGAAGCTTTAGGTAAAATCACTGGGCGAGATCACACGCATTTGGCTTTGCCACGTGAGCACGATGCGATTCGTTTCCGTGATATTCAGGCGCAGCCGCGAAAAATCATTTCAAGTCCAACATGGTCAGGCATTGAATCTGAAGAAGTGAGTTACAACGCAGGTTATACCAATGTGCATGAGTTAATTCCATGGCGCACGCTGACGGGCCGTCAGCAGTTTTATCAAGATCATCGTTGGATGATTGATTTTGGTGAAGGATTTGCGGTGTATAAGCCAGCCATTGATTTAAAAACGACGGCAGGTATTTTGGGTAAAAAACCCAATGGTGAAACTGAAATTACGCTTAATTTCATTACGCCACACCAAAAATGGGGCATTCATTCATCGTATTCCGATAATTTGCGGATGCTGACTTTAAGTCGTGGCGGCCCACACATTTGGTTGTCTGAAGGCGATGCCAAGCGCGCAGGGATTGTCGATAACGATTGGCTGGAAGTCTTTAACGTCAACGGCACATTAACCGCAAGAGCGGTGGTTAGCCAACGCGTGCCGGATGGAATGACGATGATGTATCACGCGCAAGAAAAAATTATCAATGTGCCCGGTGCTGAAATGTCGGGTAAGCGTGGCGGCATTCATAATTCTGTGACGCGTGTGGTGATGAAACCAACGCATATGATTGGTGGTTATGCACAATTGGCGTATGGCTTTAATTACTACGGCACCGTGGGGAGTAATCGCGATGAATTTGTGATTATTCGTAAAATGAAAAATGTTGATTGGTTAGAACAGCCACTCAATAAAGTTGAGGCGTGA
- the narH gene encoding nitrate reductase subunit beta translates to MKIRAQVAMVLNLDKCIGCHTCSITCKNVWTSRDGVEYAWFNNVETKPGIGYPKEWENQSKWKGGWQRNAKGQLEPRQGGKLRILANIFANPNLPEIDDYYEPFTYDYEHLQNAPEMQTPPTARPISVLTGKKMDKIEWGPNWEDDLGGEFAKRSKDQLFKDIEKEMYSTFENTFIMYLPRLCEHCLNPACVASCPSGSIYKREDDGIVLVDQDKCRGWRMCISGCPYKKIYYNWDSGKAEKCTFCYPRIESGQPTVCSESCVGRIRYLGVLLYDADQIEAAASVANEQDLYEAQLKIFLDPNLPSVIEEARKQGISDSWLDAAKRSPVYKMAVEWKVAFPLHPEYRTLPMVWYIPPLSPIQAAAERGVLGRNGILPDVKELRIPVKYLANLLTAGDEKPVLSALDKMLAMRAYMRSKTVDKVDNLDVLKQVGLSQAQVDDMYQIMAIANYEDRFVIPSSHKEVVEDSFNEKGSCGFTFGNGCSTGVSSGTLFGKKKEGSIIFVEMPKSRKKSTQEE, encoded by the coding sequence ATGAAAATTCGTGCTCAAGTAGCGATGGTCCTTAACCTTGATAAATGTATTGGTTGCCATACCTGTTCGATCACCTGTAAGAACGTGTGGACTAGCCGAGATGGTGTCGAGTATGCCTGGTTTAACAATGTAGAAACCAAGCCTGGGATTGGTTATCCAAAAGAATGGGAAAACCAAAGTAAATGGAAAGGTGGCTGGCAGCGCAATGCTAAAGGTCAGCTTGAACCTCGGCAGGGTGGAAAATTACGGATTTTAGCCAATATTTTTGCCAATCCGAACTTGCCCGAAATTGATGATTATTACGAGCCATTTACTTACGATTATGAACATTTGCAAAATGCGCCAGAGATGCAAACACCGCCAACGGCTCGCCCGATTTCGGTGTTAACGGGCAAAAAAATGGACAAAATCGAATGGGGGCCGAATTGGGAAGACGACCTGGGAGGCGAGTTTGCCAAACGCAGTAAAGATCAATTGTTTAAAGATATCGAAAAAGAAATGTATTCGACATTTGAAAACACTTTCATTATGTATTTACCGCGTTTGTGTGAGCATTGCTTAAACCCAGCTTGTGTCGCGTCATGCCCATCGGGCTCTATTTATAAACGCGAAGACGATGGCATTGTTCTGGTTGACCAAGATAAATGTCGTGGTTGGCGGATGTGTATTTCGGGCTGTCCGTATAAAAAAATCTATTACAACTGGGATTCAGGGAAAGCGGAGAAATGTACGTTTTGTTATCCCCGCATTGAAAGCGGCCAGCCAACGGTCTGTTCTGAGTCATGTGTTGGCCGGATTCGATATTTAGGTGTTTTGCTCTATGACGCCGATCAAATCGAAGCGGCAGCGAGCGTGGCCAATGAACAAGATTTGTATGAAGCACAGCTTAAAATCTTCCTCGATCCAAATTTACCTTCGGTGATTGAAGAGGCTCGCAAGCAAGGTATTTCTGATTCGTGGCTCGACGCAGCTAAACGATCGCCAGTGTATAAAATGGCAGTTGAGTGGAAGGTGGCATTTCCATTACACCCTGAATATCGCACTTTGCCGATGGTATGGTATATCCCGCCTTTATCACCAATTCAAGCTGCGGCCGAACGTGGCGTTTTGGGGCGCAATGGGATTTTGCCCGATGTGAAAGAGTTGCGAATTCCGGTGAAATATTTGGCCAATTTACTCACTGCGGGTGACGAAAAACCAGTGCTATCTGCGCTGGACAAAATGCTCGCGATGCGCGCTTATATGCGTAGCAAAACAGTAGATAAAGTCGACAATTTGGATGTGCTAAAACAAGTTGGACTATCGCAAGCGCAAGTCGATGATATGTACCAAATCATGGCGATTGCCAATTATGAAGATCGTTTTGTGATTCCATCAAGCCACAAAGAAGTCGTTGAAGATAGTTTTAATGAAAAAGGCAGTTGCGGCTTTACTTTTGGTAATGGCTGCTCGACGGGCGTTTCTTCAGGGACTTTATTTGGTAAGAAAAAAGAGGGTTCGATTATTTTTGTCGAGATGCCTAAATCACGCAAAAAATCAACTCAAGAAGAATAG
- the narJ gene encoding nitrate reductase molybdenum cofactor assembly chaperone: MRSFQILSALLQYPEKALLEALPEIHAELEHCSTEVHTSIAPLLAYLAQHDLIELQENYVATFDRNRTCSLHLFEHVYGESRERGPAMVSLMQEYTNHNFLVVADELPDFLPMFLEFLGQTDEATAAEFLGESIHVIARIGDKLDEGESPYHGVFTALRSLTDVEPLPLAEPPVRDMDEVMEQFGSGVDGIEPLLSPSLSHQATTQTIQFYPRTAAPVGASQGV, encoded by the coding sequence ATGCGGAGCTTTCAAATACTATCGGCTTTACTGCAATACCCCGAAAAGGCCTTGTTAGAGGCTTTGCCAGAGATTCATGCAGAGCTAGAGCATTGTTCGACTGAAGTTCACACTTCGATTGCGCCGCTTTTGGCTTATTTGGCGCAGCATGATTTGATTGAACTGCAAGAAAATTATGTTGCCACGTTTGATCGTAATCGAACCTGTAGTTTGCATTTATTTGAGCATGTGTACGGGGAAAGTCGAGAGCGGGGCCCAGCAATGGTGAGCTTGATGCAGGAATACACCAATCACAATTTTTTGGTGGTTGCCGATGAATTGCCGGATTTTTTGCCCATGTTTCTCGAGTTTTTGGGGCAAACCGATGAAGCGACTGCCGCTGAATTTTTGGGTGAATCCATTCATGTGATCGCACGGATTGGTGACAAGCTTGATGAAGGAGAGAGTCCTTATCATGGCGTATTTACCGCTTTACGCAGTTTAACGGATGTTGAACCTTTGCCATTGGCAGAGCCACCCGTACGAGACATGGATGAAGTCATGGAGCAGTTTGGTAGTGGGGTAGATGGCATTGAGCCACTGCTCAGCCCGAGTTTGAGTCATCAGGCAACAACGCAAACGATACAGTTTTATCCACGTACGGCTGCCCCGGTTGGCGCCTCGCAAGGAGTTTGA
- the narI gene encoding respiratory nitrate reductase subunit gamma: MDYLQYFIFGIYPYIALTIFLLGSLVRFEREQYTWRSESTQMIHRGQLRLGSNLFHIGIIGVFLGHLGGLLTPMAVWQALGVTHEAKQILAMTAGGILGGLGIIGLLILLYRRFSNERLAAMTPMRDKVVLLWLLVTLGLGLLTIPLSMAHLNGDMMVMFMEWAQRIVTFRGDAAPFVIGSPLVFQLHIFFGMTFFIIFPFTRMVHVWSGFASVTYLGRAWQLVRPRA, translated from the coding sequence ATGGACTACCTTCAATATTTTATTTTTGGTATTTATCCTTATATTGCGCTAACTATTTTCCTTTTGGGCTCTTTAGTCCGTTTTGAGCGCGAGCAATACACTTGGCGATCCGAATCAACGCAAATGATTCATCGTGGGCAATTGCGCTTAGGTTCAAACTTGTTTCATATCGGGATTATTGGCGTATTTTTGGGGCATTTAGGCGGACTACTCACTCCGATGGCAGTGTGGCAAGCCTTGGGGGTGACCCACGAAGCAAAACAAATCTTAGCGATGACGGCAGGGGGGATTTTGGGTGGTTTAGGCATTATTGGCTTGCTGATTTTACTCTATCGCCGCTTTAGTAATGAGCGTTTGGCAGCAATGACGCCAATGCGAGATAAAGTGGTATTGCTGTGGTTGTTAGTCACCTTAGGTTTAGGTTTACTGACAATTCCATTGTCGATGGCGCACTTAAACGGCGACATGATGGTGATGTTTATGGAGTGGGCGCAGCGAATTGTGACCTTTCGTGGTGATGCCGCGCCGTTTGTTATTGGTTCTCCTTTAGTGTTTCAGCTGCATATTTTCTTTGGAATGACGTTTTTTATTATTTTCCCATTTACTCGTATGGTGCATGTCTGGAGTGGTTTTGCCAGTGTGACTTATTTGGGACGAGCTTGGCAGTTGGTCCGGCCGCGCGCTTAA
- a CDS encoding peptidylprolyl isomerase encodes MGISVNGVDISDDVIQLERQMQPDKTLDEVVKEVILRTVLLQEAQKLDVAGQDDDEIIGNLLDREIKVPQADAASCLQWYEQHPSTFVQGELVTASHILFQVSETVHLELLRAKAESILADILQNPALFEQCARQYSNCPSGQVGGSLGQFSRGEMVPEFDKVVFALQAGEISPRLLETRFGLHILRCEHKLLGKRLDFAMVQNKIAQYLHEAATRQGMNHYLQQKVRAAKIEGFDLVGAESVLMQ; translated from the coding sequence ATGGGAATCTCGGTGAATGGGGTGGATATTAGTGACGATGTGATTCAATTAGAGCGGCAAATGCAACCGGATAAAACACTTGATGAGGTCGTCAAAGAAGTTATTTTACGGACGGTTTTGCTGCAAGAGGCGCAAAAATTAGACGTTGCAGGTCAAGATGACGATGAAATCATTGGTAACCTATTAGATCGAGAAATCAAAGTGCCGCAGGCCGATGCGGCAAGTTGTCTGCAATGGTATGAGCAGCACCCGTCAACCTTTGTGCAAGGGGAGTTGGTGACGGCCAGTCATATTTTATTTCAAGTCAGCGAGACGGTCCATTTGGAATTATTGCGGGCGAAGGCCGAGTCTATTTTGGCGGATATATTGCAAAATCCAGCCTTGTTTGAGCAATGTGCTCGGCAGTATTCAAATTGCCCTTCTGGGCAAGTGGGCGGCAGTTTAGGGCAGTTTTCGCGCGGCGAAATGGTGCCTGAATTTGATAAAGTGGTGTTTGCGCTGCAAGCGGGGGAAATCTCGCCGCGCTTATTAGAAACTCGTTTTGGTTTACATATCTTACGCTGTGAGCATAAGCTGCTTGGCAAAAGATTAGATTTTGCGATGGTGCAAAATAAAATCGCGCAGTATTTACACGAAGCGGCCACTCGGCAGGGAATGAATCACTATTTGCAGCAAAAAGTGAGAGCGGCAAAGATAGAAGGGTTTGATCTTGTCGGCGCCGAATCGGTGCTCATGCAATAG